In Drosophila yakuba strain Tai18E2 chromosome X, Prin_Dyak_Tai18E2_2.1, whole genome shotgun sequence, a single genomic region encodes these proteins:
- the LOC6525941 gene encoding melanoma-associated antigen E1 isoform X1 codes for MERKRPESYKDLRNRTVYYTEPKRRRRDCSPSEPVEVHGDPQINEGLQINEDPQINEDPQMDEGPQINEGLQINEDPQINEDPQMDEGLQINEYPQINEYPQIDGGLQVNEYPQINEYPQIDDGLQINEDPQINEYPQINEYPQIDEGLQINEDPRINEYPQIDEGLQINEDFQINEYPQIDEGLQINEDPQINEYPQIDDGLQINEDPQINEYPQINEYPQINEYPQIDENPPQVGDGGPEAEANNQGRSRLQKIRGSCVIL; via the exons ATGGAAAGGAAAAGACCAGAAAGTTATAAAGACCTGAGAAACCGCACAGTTTACTATACTGAGCCGAAGAGAAGGAGGCGAGACTGCAGTCCAAGTGAGCCAGTTGAAGTCCATGGGGATCCTCAAATCAATGAAGGTCTCCAAATCAATGAAGATCCCCAGATCAATGAAGATCCCCAAATGGATGAAGGTCCTCAAATCAATGAAGGTCTCCAAATCAATGAAGATCCCCAGATCAATGAAGATCCCCAAATGGATGAAGGTCTCCAAATCAATGAATATCCCCAGATCAATGAATATCCCCAAATCGATGGAGGTCTCCAAGTCAATGAATATCCCCAGATCAATGAATATCCCCAAATCGATGATGGTCTCCAAATCAATGAAGATCCCCAGATCAATGAATATCCCCAGATCAATGAATATCCCCAAATCGATGAAGGTCTCCAAATCAATGAAGATCCCCGGATCAATGAATATCCCCAAATCGATGAAGGTCTCCAAATCAATGAAGATTTCCAGATCAATGAATATCCCCAAATCGATGAAGGTCTCCAAATCAATGAAGATCCCCAGATCAATGAATATCCCCAAATCGATGATGGTCTCCAAATCAATGAAGATCCCCAGATCAATGAATATCCCCAGATCAATGAATATCCCCAGATCAATGAATATCCCCAAATCGATGAAAATCCACCCCAAGTCGGCGATGGAGGACCCGAAGCCGAAGCGAATAACCAAGGACGCTCGAGACTTCAAAAGATAA GGGGTTCCTGCGTAATACTCTAG
- the LOC6525940 gene encoding hybrid signal transduction protein dokA: MHACVCCCSTNNNCNNKNNDGSSSSNHNNNDSSSSGISSSSSNNNKLQLRKRRAEVVVVEEEEEEVLVKRAQDKYKYQQKQEQKHQQEEEEHQAVEELSAGQSASGGDNDNDLNGAATRRRWWLRDPPGSAEAAEGEGKGEGVGVEVEVGVGAAGAAAGTGPTTWWWSAPFVDVAVTIAPATLLLSLQRQLAKELSKTIRTTTIITTTTKATSLAIKSGAAAIISSLTASIATIIDYQIPKHQHYQNQIPILASHAF, from the coding sequence ATGCACGCGTGTGTCTGCTGCTGTTCGACaaacaacaattgcaacaacaagaacaacgacggcagcagcagcagtaaccacaacaacaacgacagcagcagcagcggcatcagtagcagcagcagcaacaacaacaaattgcagcTAAGAAAGCGCAGGGCAGAAGTCGTCGTCgttgaagaagaagaagaggaggtACTGGTCAAGCGGGCGCAGGATAAGTACAAGTATCaacagaagcaggagcagaagcatcagcaggaggaggaggaacaCCAGGCGGTGGAGGAGTTGTCTGCTGGCCAAAGCGCCAGTGGcggcgacaacgacaacgatcTCAACGGCGCCGCAACGAGAaggcggtggtggctgcgCGATCCTCCAGGATCAGCGGAAGCGgcagaaggagaaggaaaaggcgaaggagtgggagtggaagtggaagtgggtgtgggagcagcaggagcagcagccggCACAGGACCGACGACGTGGTGGTGGTCAGCTCCATTCGTTGACGTTGCGGTGACGATAGCGCCGGCTAcgttgttgctgtcgttgcAGCGGCAATTAGCAAAGGAATTATCTAAAACaataagaacaacaacaataataacaacaacaacaaaagccacaTCCTTAGCAATAAAAAGCGGAGCAGCAGCGATAATATCATCATTAACAGCAAGCATCGCCACCATCATCGATTACCAGATCCCAAAACACCAACATtaccaaaaccaaatcccAATCCTCGCCAGCCACGCCTTTTGA
- the LOC6525941 gene encoding melanoma-associated antigen E1 isoform X2, which produces MERKRPESYKDLRNRTVYYTEPKRRRRDCSPSEPVEVHGDPQINEGLQINEDPQINEDPQMDEGLQINEYPQINEYPQIDGGLQVNEYPQINEYPQIDDGLQINEDPQINEYPQINEYPQIDEGLQINEDPRINEYPQIDEGLQINEDFQINEYPQIDEGLQINEDPQINEYPQIDDGLQINEDPQINEYPQINEYPQINEYPQIDENPPQVGDGGPEAEANNQGRSRLQKIRGSCVIL; this is translated from the exons ATGGAAAGGAAAAGACCAGAAAGTTATAAAGACCTGAGAAACCGCACAGTTTACTATACTGAGCCGAAGAGAAGGAGGCGAGACTGCAGTCCAAGTGAGCCAGTTGAAGTCCATGGGGATCCTCAAATCAATGAAGGTCTCCAAATCAATGAAGATCCCCAGATCAATGAAGATCCCCAAATGGATGAAG GTCTCCAAATCAATGAATATCCCCAGATCAATGAATATCCCCAAATCGATGGAGGTCTCCAAGTCAATGAATATCCCCAGATCAATGAATATCCCCAAATCGATGATGGTCTCCAAATCAATGAAGATCCCCAGATCAATGAATATCCCCAGATCAATGAATATCCCCAAATCGATGAAGGTCTCCAAATCAATGAAGATCCCCGGATCAATGAATATCCCCAAATCGATGAAGGTCTCCAAATCAATGAAGATTTCCAGATCAATGAATATCCCCAAATCGATGAAGGTCTCCAAATCAATGAAGATCCCCAGATCAATGAATATCCCCAAATCGATGATGGTCTCCAAATCAATGAAGATCCCCAGATCAATGAATATCCCCAGATCAATGAATATCCCCAGATCAATGAATATCCCCAAATCGATGAAAATCCACCCCAAGTCGGCGATGGAGGACCCGAAGCCGAAGCGAATAACCAAGGACGCTCGAGACTTCAAAAGATAA GGGGTTCCTGCGTAATACTCTAG
- the LOC6525941 gene encoding melanoma-associated antigen E1 isoform X3 — MERKRPESYKDLRNRTVYYTEPKRRRRDCSPSEPVEVHGDPQINEGLQINEDPQINEDPQMDEGLQINEYPQINEYPQIDGGLQVNEYPQINEYPQIDDGLQINEDPQINEYPQINEYPQIDEGLQINEDPRINEYPQIDEGLQINEDFQINEYPQIDEGLQINEDPQINEYPQIDDGLQINEDPQINEYPQINEYPQINEYPQIDENPPQVGDGGPEAEANNQGRSRLQKIRGSCVIL, encoded by the exons ATGGAAAGGAAAAGACCAGAAAGTTATAAAGACCTGAGAAACCGCACAGTTTACTATACTGAGCCGAAGAGAAGGAGGCGAGACTGCAGTCCAAGTGAGCCAGTTGAAGTCCATGGGGATCCTCAAATCAATGAAGGTCTCCAAATCAATGAAG ATCCCCAGATCAATGAAGATCCCCAAATGGATGAAGGTCTCCAAATCAATGAATATCCCCAGATCAATGAATATCCCCAAATCGATGGAGGTCTCCAAGTCAATGAATATCCCCAGATCAATGAATATCCCCAAATCGATGATGGTCTCCAAATCAATGAAGATCCCCAGATCAATGAATATCCCCAGATCAATGAATATCCCCAAATCGATGAAGGTCTCCAAATCAATGAAGATCCCCGGATCAATGAATATCCCCAAATCGATGAAGGTCTCCAAATCAATGAAGATTTCCAGATCAATGAATATCCCCAAATCGATGAAGGTCTCCAAATCAATGAAGATCCCCAGATCAATGAATATCCCCAAATCGATGATGGTCTCCAAATCAATGAAGATCCCCAGATCAATGAATATCCCCAGATCAATGAATATCCCCAGATCAATGAATATCCCCAAATCGATGAAAATCCACCCCAAGTCGGCGATGGAGGACCCGAAGCCGAAGCGAATAACCAAGGACGCTCGAGACTTCAAAAGATAA GGGGTTCCTGCGTAATACTCTAG